Part of the Desulfomonilaceae bacterium genome, CCGACTCAACTTCTATTTCCCCACCATGACCCTCGATAATGCTTTTGACAATCGCTAGGCCCAACCCAGTGCCTTTTTTCTTTGTTGAGAAAAATGGGTCGAAGAGTTTATCGATATTCTCACGTGGGACGCCTTCACCGCTGTCCTCGGTGACTACCTGCAATCTACCACTCGAGTCGGTCTGTAATCTTACGCTGACCTTTCCGCCTTGTTGCGAAGCTTCAATAGCGTTTATTAAAATGTTCAGAAATACCTGCGTCATTTGATCAGAATCAACCATGACAAGAGGCAGATCGGGGTCAGGACGATCTACATTGATTTCTACACCGGCCTCACGCGCTTCACGCTCGACTACTCTTACGCAGTGGTCCACAATTTCTTCGGCGGATCGAATCGTCAGGCGCGGTTCACGAGGCTTGGAATACGCCAATAGTTTTGAAATGACACGATTGAGACGATCTACTTCAGTCAACATAAGCTCCGTGTACCTGTAGTCTTCAGGCTCTAGAGAAAGCTTCTTTTGAAAGTACTGAATAAAACCTCGTATCGAATTTAGAGGATTACGAATTTCATGCGCTACACCGGCAGATAGACGACCAAGAGCGGCGAATTTTTCACTCACGATAACTTTTTGCTCAAGCTCCCGAATTATTGTCATATCACGCAGGATTACCACAGCCCCACGAGGAGTCGCCGACTCCTGGTCTTTCAAAGGTGAAACTGTTAGCGCCAGAAAATTCTTACTCTTGCCTTCTCCATTCATCTTAACTTCTTTTTCGGAGATAAGATCAGGCTCCGACAGAACTTTCCTTATCTCATTCTCTACCGGCAGAATTTCCGATATTAACCTGCCGTCCAGGTCTTCCTTGGTCTTCCGGAGTATCTCAAGCGCGTTTGGATTATATGTTGCGACTCTTAAGGTTCGATCTACCGTGATAAGTCCATTTGCCATGCTTTCAAGAACATTTCTGGTATATGTTCTCATCTCATCAAGGGTTCTTCTCACTAAATACGCGTTTTGAACTACAAAGACGAAATAAACGCTGGCTGAGCCCACTATGAATAGAACTGCGCCCATAAATACGGCGAAAACGATCTCCTGTCGCCGTATTTCCTTGAAACGATCCATTTTAAGGCCAAGAAAAAGAACTTGCTTCTGTTCTCTGTCAAACAGATTGAGCAATTCCTGACCAATTCGCGTGTGCTTCGCAGCGATTTCGCTCTCGGCAAGCTGATCTGGAAATGGGGTGAATGGCTTCCAAATTTCAAATATTGTCCTGCCGTCCGGCAATTCACGCTTGAATGAAAGAGGCTCACCGGTTCTTATTACTGTCTGAACTGTCTGAAGTTCTTTCCCCATTAACAACCGAAGGCCTATTTTAGCCGGCTCGCTATGGGCCACTATCATCCCATCACTATTTATGAGACCCACCCATGCCACGTCAGGGTCCTTTGCCGCCTGTTCAATAAGCATCTGTAAATACTCGATCCCCCAGTCGCCCTCCATGAAGCCCGTTCTCGTGCCGGCCTCAAGCGTTCTAATAACTGAAATCCCCTGTCGTAAGGTAAACTCCTCCATTCTCTGATTCTGCGCGTTTATATTCCTAATCGTGAAAATGATGACGATTACAAGTAACGTTCCGGCTACGAGAACTATCGACAAAACCGGAAGATATCTCATCAAATCCCTTATTTTCATTACACCCATCTTATCCATCGAAAAGCTCTTAACCAGTAAGGACTTCCAAAATGACTCTTCAACCGAACGCCCGTTTAAAA contains:
- a CDS encoding ATP-binding protein; this translates as MDKMGVMKIRDLMRYLPVLSIVLVAGTLLVIVIIFTIRNINAQNQRMEEFTLRQGISVIRTLEAGTRTGFMEGDWGIEYLQMLIEQAAKDPDVAWVGLINSDGMIVAHSEPAKIGLRLLMGKELQTVQTVIRTGEPLSFKRELPDGRTIFEIWKPFTPFPDQLAESEIAAKHTRIGQELLNLFDREQKQVLFLGLKMDRFKEIRRQEIVFAVFMGAVLFIVGSASVYFVFVVQNAYLVRRTLDEMRTYTRNVLESMANGLITVDRTLRVATYNPNALEILRKTKEDLDGRLISEILPVENEIRKVLSEPDLISEKEVKMNGEGKSKNFLALTVSPLKDQESATPRGAVVILRDMTIIRELEQKVIVSEKFAALGRLSAGVAHEIRNPLNSIRGFIQYFQKKLSLEPEDYRYTELMLTEVDRLNRVISKLLAYSKPREPRLTIRSAEEIVDHCVRVVEREAREAGVEINVDRPDPDLPLVMVDSDQMTQVFLNILINAIEASQQGGKVSVRLQTDSSGRLQVVTEDSGEGVPRENIDKLFDPFFSTKKKGTGLGLAIVKSIIEGHGGEIEVESDHGKGTRFIVILNPYEPPQEVFVAFAGDEIA